The stretch of DNA TACGCGCGACAAGAGCTTCCACACCAACGAGATCGACGTCGAGGTGCACGACGTGCAGCAGCTGATGCGGCTGATGGCCGGGCTGCGTGCGGCGGATGCGGTGCATACCGTGGAGCGCGTGTAGAAACATCCGACGATGACGGCGGGCGCGACGGACGCTAGACGGGGGCGATGAACCGTCCAGCCCTTTCGATCCCGGCCCTTTCAATCGTCGTCCCCTGCTATAACGAGGCCGCGTGCCTCGACATCCTGCACGCGCGCATTTCCGGCGCGGCGAAGGTCGCGGTCGGTGACGATTACGAGATCGTCCTGATCAACGACGGCTCGCGCGACGATAGCTGGAGCGTGATGCAGCGCCTCGCCGCCGCCGATCCGCGGCTGGTCGCGATCAACCTGTCGCGCAACCACGGCCACCAGCTGGCGCTGACCGCCGGCCTGGACCTGTGCGCCGGCGAGCAGATCCTGATCATCGACGCCGATCTCCAGGACCCTCCCGAACTGCTGTCCGACATGCGCGCGGCGATGGCGGCGAGCCAGGCCGACGTGGTGTATGCGGTCCGCCGCCGGCGCGCAGGCGAGACGGTCTTCAAGAAGGCCACCGCCGCCGCGTTCTACCGTCTGCTGACGCGGATGACCGAGACGCCGATCCCGCTCGACACCGGCGACTTCCGCCTGATGAGCCGGCGCGCTCTGGATGCGTTCCTGTCGCTTCCCGAACAGGCCCGCTTCATCCGCGGCATGGTCGCGTGGATCGGCTTCCGCCAGGTCCCCTTCCCCTACGACCGCGCCGAGCGGTTGGCGGGCGAGACGAACTACCCGCTGGCGAAGATGATCCGCCTCGCGTTCGACGCCGTCACCGGCTTCTCCACTGCTCCCTTGCGCTTTGCCAGCCATGCCGGGCTCGCGCTGACCGGCGTCTCGCTGCTCCTGTTCGTCTATATCGCGATCGGCTGGCTCTCGGGGAGCGCGGTGCAGGGCTGGACCTCGACGATGCTCGTGACCGTGT from Sphingomonas faeni encodes:
- a CDS encoding glycosyltransferase family 2 protein; this encodes MNRPALSIPALSIVVPCYNEAACLDILHARISGAAKVAVGDDYEIVLINDGSRDDSWSVMQRLAAADPRLVAINLSRNHGHQLALTAGLDLCAGEQILIIDADLQDPPELLSDMRAAMAASQADVVYAVRRRRAGETVFKKATAAAFYRLLTRMTETPIPLDTGDFRLMSRRALDAFLSLPEQARFIRGMVAWIGFRQVPFPYDRAERLAGETNYPLAKMIRLAFDAVTGFSTAPLRFASHAGLALTGVSLLLFVYIAIGWLSGSAVQGWTSTMLVTVFLGAVQMFVLGMIGEYLGRLYVESKRRPLYIVADVAGPIQGKATLGFRAEPVDVVRLPDASLPIRTD